One genomic segment of Natranaeroarchaeum aerophilus includes these proteins:
- the mch gene encoding methenyltetrahydromethanopterin cyclohydrolase translates to MESLNRMAIELVDEALDFAEELDIGAFELDNEATVIDFGVEFDGGIESGLLLAEIQTAGLATVQTRMDDVGNAPIPHVELSTDHPALALLCAQKAGWEVTTESFEGLGSGPARALVGEESEFARTGYHDAFDLTVLAIESDQLPDESVAEQVADMADVEPSGVFLPVFPSASIAGSVTMAARAAELAAFRLSELGYDPLDLVSATASAPIAPIAGDEQTAMARTNDALAYGGQVHLTVREEFDRFDEVASTANDEYGRPFAEIFDEADWDFYEVDDGVFAPAQVTVDVIGGPTTVYGETNEELLVESFGL, encoded by the coding sequence ATGGAGAGTCTCAATCGCATGGCGATCGAGCTGGTCGACGAGGCCCTCGACTTCGCCGAGGAACTCGATATCGGAGCCTTCGAACTGGACAACGAGGCCACAGTCATCGATTTCGGCGTCGAGTTCGACGGCGGCATCGAGTCCGGTCTCTTGCTCGCGGAGATCCAGACCGCCGGGCTGGCGACCGTCCAGACCCGGATGGACGATGTCGGCAACGCGCCGATCCCGCACGTCGAGCTGTCGACCGATCATCCCGCACTCGCACTGCTGTGCGCACAGAAGGCGGGCTGGGAGGTCACCACCGAGAGCTTCGAGGGGCTGGGCAGCGGCCCGGCCCGCGCCCTCGTCGGCGAGGAAAGCGAGTTCGCGCGTACCGGGTATCACGACGCCTTCGATCTCACCGTGCTGGCAATCGAGAGCGACCAGTTGCCCGACGAGAGCGTCGCCGAACAGGTCGCCGACATGGCCGACGTAGAGCCAAGCGGCGTCTTCCTGCCCGTCTTCCCGAGCGCCAGCATTGCGGGCAGTGTAACGATGGCCGCCAGGGCCGCCGAGCTCGCCGCCTTCCGGCTCTCGGAGCTGGGCTACGACCCGCTCGATCTCGTCTCGGCCACCGCAAGCGCGCCGATCGCACCGATTGCCGGGGACGAACAGACCGCCATGGCCCGCACCAACGACGCCCTGGCCTACGGCGGACAGGTCCATCTCACGGTTCGCGAGGAGTTCGACCGCTTCGACGAGGTCGCCTCGACCGCGAACGACGAGTACGGCCGGCCCTTCGCCGAGATCTTTGATGAGGCCGACTGGGACTTCTACGAGGTCGACGATGGCGTCTTCGCGCCCGCGCAGGTGACCGTCGACGTGATCGGCGGTCCGACGACGGTCTACGGCGAGACCAACGAGGAACTGCTCGTCGAGAGTTTCGGCCTGTAA
- a CDS encoding heavy-metal-associated domain-containing protein yields the protein MTQQEFDVEGMSCGGCEQNVVDALTELDGVDGVDADHEGNRVTVSLAGDVPEGDLTAAIEAAGYEVVS from the coding sequence ATGACACAACAAGAGTTCGACGTCGAAGGAATGTCCTGTGGTGGTTGCGAGCAGAACGTTGTGGACGCGCTCACGGAACTCGACGGTGTCGACGGGGTCGATGCGGATCACGAGGGGAACCGGGTCACCGTCTCGCTCGCCGGGGATGTCCCCGAAGGAGACCTGACGGCGGCGATCGAGGCGGCGGGCTACGAGGTCGTCAGCTAA
- a CDS encoding MTH1187 family thiamine-binding protein, giving the protein MTVVGYLSVAPVIEDSMASEVAKAVDALEAFDVEYETNPMGTVIETEEIGELFAAAQAAHEAVDGDRVSTVLKIDHKRTAETTAADKVESVEEHLGRDARSDQ; this is encoded by the coding sequence ATGACAGTCGTTGGCTACCTGTCGGTCGCACCGGTGATCGAAGACAGTATGGCAAGCGAAGTCGCGAAAGCGGTCGACGCCCTGGAGGCGTTCGACGTCGAGTACGAGACCAACCCGATGGGCACCGTGATCGAGACCGAGGAGATCGGCGAACTGTTTGCCGCCGCACAGGCCGCCCACGAAGCCGTCGACGGCGACCGGGTAAGTACCGTATTGAAGATCGACCACAAACGGACCGCGGAGACGACCGCCGCGGACAAGGTCGAATCCGTCGAGGAGCATCTCGGCCGGGACGCCCGCAGCGACCAGTAA